In the Arthrobacter sp. Soc17.1.1.1 genome, GCAGACGTACGGCGTAGTCGCTGTCCTGCTTGCGACGCGCGCGGCCGTGCTGGCCCGGCGCGTACGGCCGACGCTCGAGGTACTTCTCCGCCTTCGGGGTGAGGGCGATGCCGAGGGCCCGCGAGATGCGGACCTTCCGGCGGGCACGTGTGTTGTTAGCCACGTCTACCTTTCGATGATTTTTGCGGCGAAGAAGCGGACTCGCGCCACGGGGGCGTCCGCACTTCCTGGTGTCGCTGGCCTCCACTTGCGGAGAGCCGGGATTGGCCGCTTCCCGGTACTACAGTCCGCCGCGACCCTGGCCACCACCCCCGCGAGGCGGCAGGAGACCTGCTGCGGAGCATGGGAGGACGGCTGGTACACGACGACTTGCCAGTCAGCGCCCAATATTACCAGTGCGCGGGCCGGCAGGCCGAATCGGCCGCATCGGTCGGACCGGCCGCCCCGGTGAGGCCGCGGCCCGCCGCACTACCTCCTGCCTCCCGCTACGTCCCGCTACTTCCCGCGGATGATCCTGCGCAGCCGCGAGAGGCGCGCGGAGATGTCCCGCTCCGTGCCGCGGTCCGTGGGCTCGTAGTAGTCCCGTCCCACGAGGTCGTCGGGGGCGTACTGCTGCAGGGCGATCCCGTGCGGCTCGTCGTGCGAGTACACGTATCCCCTGCCGTGTCCGAGCTGCGACGCCCCGGGGTAGTGGGCGTCCCGCAGGTGGGCGGGGATGCCCTGGCCGCGACCCGCCCGGACGTCCGCGATGGCGGCGTTGATGCCGTTGTAGGCCGCGTTGGACTTCGGCGCGGTGGCGATGTGCACCACGGCCTCTGCGAGGATGATGCGGGCCTCGGGCATGCCCACCAGCTGGACGGCCTGGGCGGCGGCGACGGCGGTCTGCAGCGCCGTCGGATCCGCCATCCCCACGTCCTCCGCCGCGGAGATCATGAGCCGTCGAGCGATGAAGCGGGGGTCCTCTCCGGCCTCGAGCATCCGGGCGACGTAGTGCAGGGCCGCGTCCACGTCGGAACCCCGGAGCGACTTGATGAACGCGCTCGCCACGTCGTAGTGCTGGTCACCGGCACGGTCGTAGCGCAGGGCGGCGACGTCCACGGCCTTCTCGGCGTGGTCGAGTGTCACCAGGACGGGCAGCAGCTCCTCCCCGTCGCCCCCGTCCTCCCTGTCCCCGTCCTCGGTCCCCGCGGCGGTCGTGGGGTGGCCCTGTCCGGGACCGCCCGCGTGCGCGTCGTGCGTGTCGCGTTCGGACCGGGCGACGCCGGCGGCTGCCTCCAGGGCCGTCAGCCCGCGCCGGGCGTCACCCGCGGCCAGGCGCACGAGGTGCTCGAGTGCCTCGGGGGACACCTCCACGGTGCCGGCGAGGCCGCGCTCGTCGCGGACGGCACGTTCGAGGAGGCCGCGGATGTCCGCCTCGTCCAGCGGCCTGAGGGTCTGCAGCAGCGAGCGCGAGAGCAGCGGCGATACCACGGAGAAGGAGGGGTTCTCGGTGGTGGCCGCGATCAGGACCACCCAGCCGTTCTCCACGCCGGGCAGCAGGGCATCCTGCTGGGCCTTGTTGAACCGGTGGATCTCGTCGAGGAACAGGACCGTGGTCTGCCGGTAGAGGTCGCGGGCGGTCAGGGCCTCGTCCATGACCCGCCGTACGTCCTTGACGCCTGCGGTGATGGCGGACAGTTCGACGAACGTCCGACCCTGGCCGCGTGCGATCACGTGCGCCAGCGTCGTCTTGCCGGTTCCCGGCGGGCCCCACAGGATCACCGACGACGGCGCTGCGTGCGCGCCGGGGTCGTGCTCGCCGGCGAGGGTGCGCAGCGGCGACCCGCGGCCCAGCAGGTGCTGCTGACCGACCACCTCATCCAGCGAGCGCGGGCGCATGCGGACCGCCAGGGGGCTGCGCGGCCGCCCGGCGCCGGGCACGCGGCCACCCGCGGAGGGCGCGTCGTCGTCGTCCGCCGCCGCGCTGAATAGATCATTCACAGCGTCAACGTTACTGTGGGCCACTGACGCAGCGGGCCGCGCGGGTGCCGGCCGCAGCACCCATCGACTCGGGGCCCGTGCCCTGCGAAGGAGCACCGTGTCCACGACCAGGTCCGTGCTCGTCGAGGCACGGCGGCTCGACGGCTGGCTCACGCGGTTCGAGCAGCGCAACGGCCCCGCCACCGTGCAGCCCGCCGGGGCTGCGCCGGGCTCCCTCGAGGTCCTCGCCGAGAACGGGTGCCGGGCGGTCCTGACGCCATCCCTCCCCCCGACCGCAGCCGGACCCGCAACGGGGCGGGACGGGCTCGTCGCCGCCCTGCTGTCGGGGATCGATCCGGCCGCGCCGGTGGGGCTGCTGCTCATCCGGCGCGGCGGCTACTCCGTGGGGGTGGCCCGGGACGGCTCGGTGGTGGCCTCGAAGACGGGTACGCGTTACGTCCAGGGCCGCACCGCCGCCGGCGGCTGGTCGCAGCAGCGCTTCGCCCGGCGTCGCGCCAACCAGGCCGATGCCCTCGTGGAGGACACAGCGGTCCGCGCCGCGGCGATCTTCTCCGCGCATCCGCCGTCCTGCCTGCAGCTCGGCGGGGACAGGACCCTCGCCGTCGCGGCGCTCGGCGAACCGGTCCTCGCGTCGGTCGCGGGCCTGCCGCAGGTCCCCTTCCTCACGGTGCCGGATCCGCGGCTCGCGGTCCTCGAGAAGGCGGCCGGATCGGCGCTGTCCGTACGGATCACCGTCACCGATCCGCCCGCCGCCCCCTAGGACCGCCCGCGCGTCGCGGCCGTGCGCAGTGCGGTGATGGCGGCGCCGGCGTCGTCCGCCCCGTAGACGGAGGAGCCGGCCACGAAGACGGTCGCGCCCGCGTCGGCCGCGCGGAGGATGGTCTCCTCCGTGATCCCGCCGTCCACCTGGATGACCAGCGGGAGGTCGGCGCCCCTGACGGCCTCGGCCGCGCGGCGGATCTTCGGCAGCGTGAGGTCCAGGAAGGACTGCCCGCCGAAGCCCGGCTCCACCGTCATCACGAGCAGCATGTCCAGCTCACCGAGCAGATCGAGGTAGGGCTCCACCGGTGTGGCCGGCCGGAGCGCCATCCCTGCCCGGGCGCCGGCGTCGCGCAGCTCCCGGGCCAGCTTCACGGGCGCGGCGGCGGCCTCCGCGTGGAAGGTCACGGACGCGGCCCCGGCCTCGGCGTACTGCGGTGCCCAGCGGTCCGCGTCCTCGATCATGAGGTGCACGTCGAGCGGCAGCGGGCTGACCTCCTGGATGCGCCGGACCACGGGCAGGCCGAGCGTCAGGTTCGGCACGAAATGGTTGTCCATCACGTCCACGTGCACCGCGTCGGCGGTGCCGATGCGCTGGAGCTCCGCCTCGAGGTTGACGAAGTCCGCGGAGAGGATGCTCGGGTTGATCCGGAGATGGGTCACAGCCGTTCCTTTCATTGCCGCAAGTCCGCGTGCGGCATCGCGGCCGCACACGATCGGACGCCTTGTTACGGAGTCTTCCTGATGAGCGCCAGGTACATCGCGTCCGTACCGTGCACGTGCGGCCAGAGCTGGGCACTCGCGCCGTGGCCGGCGTCGAGCCCTCCCGCGATGCTGACCGCGTCCAGCGCGGCGCCCGCGTCGACCCGCTCGAAACCGGTGCGCCGGCGGAGGCAGTCGTCGACGACGGCGTCGGTCTCGGCGTGGTGCGGCGAGCACGTGACGTAGGCGACCACGCCGCCCGGGGCGACGGCGTCGAGGGCCGAGGCGAGGAGCTCCCGCTGCAGCGGCGCGAGGGAGACCAGATCGGCGGGCTTGCGGCGCCACCGGGACTCGGGCCGGCGGCGCAGCGCGCCGAGCCCGGTGCAGGGCGCGTCGACGAGCACGCGGTCGTAGTGCGCCGGCTGGTCCCGGCCGATGTCCCGGCCGTCGCCGACGCGCACGGTCCAGGAGTCCTCGGGCAGGGGCCGCAGCGCCTGCCGGACCAGCTGGGCCCTGTGCGGCACCGGTTCGTTGGCCGTCAGGTGCACGCCGGTGTCCTGACCGAGGGCTGCCAGCAGTGCCGTCTTCCCGCCGGGGCCGGCGCACAGGTCGAGCCACCGCTCGGCGTCGTCCGTCCGCCGGTCGACGGGCACGGCGGCGAGGGCGCGCGCCACGAGCTGGGAGCCCGAGTCCTGGACGCGGATCGTGCCCGTCGAGACGCCCGGGAGCCGGCTGACGTCGCCACCGGAGTAGTAAGCGGAGCCTGGTGCGAGGAGGCCCGGCTCGGCTCCTTCGCCGAGGGCGTCGTCCAGCGTCGCGAGCCCGGGCAGGGCCACGAGGTGCACCACGGGTGCGGCGTTGTCAGCGGCGAGCAGCGCGTCGATCTCCGCGGCGTCGCGGCCATGGGCGACGAGCGCCTGGCGCAGGGCGCGGACGATCCACTCGGGGTGGCTGTGGGTCAGGGCGGCGATGGCGGTGGCGTCCGTCAGGCCGTCGACGAGTTCACCGATCCAGGCCTCGAGGTCGCGCGCGCTCACCTTGCGGAGTACGGCGTTCACGAGCGACGACGGGCCGGCCCCGATGACGGCGCGCACGAGGCCCACGGTCTGGTCGAGCGCCGCATGCGCGGGCACGCGCATCGCGAGGAGCTGGTGCACCCCGATCCGCAGGGCGTCGAGCACCGCGGGGTCCAGCTGGCCGAGGGGCCGGTCCACGCAGCGGGCCAGGACGGCGTCGTACGTCCCCTGGCCGCGCAGCGCGCCATAGGTGAGCTCCGTGGCGAAGCCGGCGTCGCGCCGGTCCAGGCGGTGCTTGCGGATACTCGCCGGCAGCACGAGGTTGGCGTACGCGTCCTCGGCGGCCACGGCACGCAGCACCTCGAAGGCGACGAGGCGGGCGGGGTCCGCGCGGCGCGTCCGCTGCGACGGGGCGGCCTGCGAGAACTGGCGCTCCCCACCCCGGTTGCGTTCACGCCCCTGGTCGTTGCGGCGACGGTTGCCGCCGCCCTGCCCGCCGCTCCTGCCGGACCCGGGTCCGCGGGACGGGCCCTGTCCCCCGCCGCTCCCGGACCCGCGGTCGGCCCCGCCGTTCGATTCGCCGTTCGCCGTCACTCGAACACCAGCTCCCCGCGCGCTGCCGCGCCTCGTGCCCAGTCAAGGGCGTTCATCATCTTCTTGCCGGCGGGCTGCAGCTCGCCGAGGACCACGGCGCCCGAGCCCGTCCCGACGAGGACCTGCCGCCCGGCGACCTTCAGCGCACCCGGCGTGAGGGGCGCGCCGGATCCCCCACCGACCGGCGCGTCCGCGCCGCCGGCATCATCCGCACTGTCTGCACTGTCTGCACTGTCTGCACTGTCCGCACCGACTGCACCGACTGCACTGTCCGCACTGTCCGCACTGTCCGTGACGGGCGTGACGGGGCCGAGCTTCACGCGCTGCCCGTCGAGGGTGGTCCACGCGCCGGGTTCCGGGGTGACGGCGTTGATGCGCCGGCGGACGGCGGCGGCGGGCTGGGACCAGTCGATCCGGGCGTCGTCGATGGTGAGTTTCGGGGCGAAGCTCGGATCCCCGGTCTGCGGCGTCGCGGTGACGCGACCCGCCGAGAGGCCCGAGAGTGTCTGCACGAGGAGGATCGCGCCGCTGTGCGCGAGGCGCCCGAGGACCTCCCCGCTCGTCGCGGACGGTTCGAGGGTCTCGGTCATCACCCCGAAAACGGGTCCGGTGTCGAGCCCCTCCTCGAGGAGGAACGTGGTCGCCCCGGTGACGTCGTCCCCGGCGAGGACCGCGTGCTGCACGGGCGCGGCGCCCCGCCAGGCGGGCAGCACGGAGAAGTGCAGGTTGATCCAGCCGTGCTCGGGGACGGACAGACCGGCGGGCGGCACGATACCCCCGTAGGCCACGATGGCCGCCGCCTCGAGCCCGAGGGTGCCGAGGTGCTCGATCAGCTCCGGGGTGAAGCGGTTGGCCTTGACCACCCGCAACCCGAGCTCGTGCGCGGCCACGGCGACGGGGCTCGGGGTCAGCACCTTCCGGCGCCCGACGGGCGCGTCCACGCGCGTGAGGACGGCGGCGACGTCGAAGCCGGCCTCCACGAGGGCCCTGAGTGACGGCACGGCGACCTCGGGCGTGCCCGCGAAGAGGATCCTCATCGGGTGGTCCTGCCGAACGCGCCGCTGCCGCCGCTGCCGGGGGTGAAGCTCGACCCGAGGGTGCGGGCGCGCTCCGCCGCGGTGCGCGATGTGACGAGGTTGTAGTCCGCGCTCCGGATGGCCCGAAGGGCGTTCCTGCGGTCCTCACCCTCGAGACGGTCGATGTACAGGGTGCCGCGCAGGTGGTCCGTCTCGTGCTGCAGGGCACGCGCGAGCATGCCCGTGCCCTCGACCACGACGTCCTGGCCGGAGATGTCCTTGCCGGTGACGCGGGCCCAGTCCGTCCTGTCGACGTAGCTGCCGAGACCGGGGACGGACAGGCAGCCCTCGACGTCGGACTCCCCCTGGGACGCGCCGTCGGTCTCGAGCACCGGATTCACCACGTGACCCTGCGCTCCGTCCACGCGATAGGTGAAGACCTGCAGCCCGATCCCCACCTGCGGTGCGGCGAGCCCCGCGCCCTGCACGTCGATCATGGTCTCGGTCATGTCCTCGACCAGCCGGGCGAGCTCCGGTCCGAATTCGGTCACCGCGGCGGCCGGCGTGCGGAGGATCGGATCGCCGATCATGCGGATACTCAGGACGGCCATCGGTGCTTGTTCCTCGCTTCGGTCAAGGACTGCGCAGGGAGGCGCAGGACGGGATACGGTCCGCGGCGCTGGGCCGCGAGGTTCCCGTCAATCCTAGTGCCGACGCGCCGCGCACGACGGACGGAGTGTCTCCGGACCGGGTCGGCTCAGGCCGGCAGGGCTGATCCTGCGGGCACCGACGGGGCGGGCGGCGGGCCGATGGGCAGCAGCGCCCGGCCGGCCTCCTCGGCGTCGAGCCCCGCCTCCCACGCGCGGCGCAGGGCGCAAAAGCGCAGCCAGTGCTTCCTCAGCACCTCCGGGTTGGCACGCATGGCGCGGACCTCGGTCTGCCCCACGGCGACGCCGAGCAGCAGGGGCTGGTCGCCGTGCGGCCAGGCACGCCACTCCCCCTTCTGCGGGTCCACGAGGCATTCCTCCGCCTTCATCCCGGCCACGAGCTGCATCACCACCTTGTCGTCGAGGGCCTTCACGAAGCCGTCCCGGTCGGTGTTCTTGGTCTTGTAGTCGATCAGGCAGGTACGTCCGCCGATCGTCGCCACAAGGTCGAGCGTCCCCGCGTAGCCGAGCTCGGTGTTCCAGACGGTCAGCTCGGGTTCCACCGGGCGGACGTCGTAGAGGCTCCACCATTCGTCGAACCGCTGGGCGAAACCGGCCTCGCCGTTCTCCTCGAGGGCGAGGCGGGCGGCGTCGAGCTCCTCCGGACGGCCGAGCGCGCGCAGCGCCACCTGCTCGCAGTAGTGGTGGACCCGGGTGCCGCGCAGGGCCGCCTCGTCCCGGTAGCGCTCGGCCGCGGAGGCCGCGTCCCTGACCGCGGACCGCAGCTCGGACGGGTTGCCGAGCGCCACGGGCAGCCGCGGATCCCGCGAGAGCGCACTGGCCGCCATGTGGCCGAACCAGCCGCCGAGCGAGGTGGGCAGCTGCGAGATCACCGTGGTGATGGACGGGACGGAGGGCTGGTCCGAGGTGGAGCGGGCATACATCCTGCCGTGGGGCGTTGCGTGTGCGAGGAGCGGGGCGGTCATGGCTCCAGTCTCTCAGGTGCCTCTGACAGCCCCGCGCCGCAGCGACGACCGGCCGACCACCGGCCGATTGGACGAACCCTCAAACGTCCTATAGAGTTTTTTCTCGTTGGAAAACGAAGAAACACCGCGAAATGCAGGTCATGGAGCGGGGTTCTCGGGTCTGTTCTCCTTCTGCGGACGTAGCTCAGCTGGCTAGAGCACCACCTTGCCAAGGTGGATGTCGCGGGTTCGAATCCCGTCGTCCGCTCGCAAGTCACTGTTCGGCCGGATCAGTCCGGTGGCCGGGGTCACCCGGTCATGGTGGGGTGGCCGAGAGGCGAGGCAGCGGCCTGCAAAGCCGTATACGCGGGTTCGAATCCCGTCCCCACCTCTCGACGGGACGGGCACGAGTACGGACAGAAGTACGAGCACCATGAAAATGGGCGATTGGCGCAGCGGTAGCGCGCTTCCCTGACACGGAAGAGGTCACTGGTTCGATCCCAGTATCGCCCACGACGGCGCCCCCTCGGGGGCGCTTTTTTGCGGACGTAGCTCAGCTGGCTAGAGCACCACCTTGCCAAGGTGGATGTCGCGGGTTCGAATCCCGTCGTCCGCTCGCAGACCGGTCCTGAGAAGGACCGGTCTTTTTCTTTGCCCCGTGCGGGCCGGCGCGGACTTCTCCCAGGACATCCCCATCCTGCTCGCCTATGATGGACGGAGCGGAAACGGTCCTGCGTTTCCACGACCGAAAGGAGGTGTCCGTGGGTTTATTGGACGGGCTCAAGGACAAGGCCGGCGCCCTCGCGGGTAAGGCGACCGAACTCATTGGCGATAATTCCGACAAGGTGAAGAACGGCATCGGGAAGGCCGGCGATTTCGTCGACGGCAAGACCCATGGCAAGTACTCGCACCACATCGACGGAGTGCAGACGAAGGCTTCGGCGATGGTCGACCAGATCGACAAGAAGGACGGCAAGGGCGACGTCGGCCCTACCCCTCCGCCGGCCGTGTGATCCCAGCCTGGCAATAAGGAGCGCCGGTCCCGCCGAGAGGCGGCACCGGCGCTTCCTGCTTTCCTGCCCCCCTGGCGTACCGGGGGGCGGGGTGCGGTCAGCTCGCGACGTCGCTCCCCTGCCGCGCGAGCGCGGTGAGGCGGGAGACCGCCCTGTAGTACTTCTTCATGTACCCGCCGCCCATCATCTCCTCGGTGAAGAGGTGGTCGAAGGTGGTGCCGCTGGCCATGATCGGCACGTCCCTGTCGTACAGGCGGTCGGCGAGGACCACGAACCGCAGCGCCACGGACTGCTCCGTGATGGTCTGCACGTTGTGCCAGGCCACCGCGTCGACGCCGTCGAGGAGCTGCCGGTAGCGGCTCGGGTGCACGTCGGCGAGATGCCGGATGAGGTCCGAGAAGTCGTCCTCCGCGAGGACGCCCGCCGAGAAGGCAGCGATGCGTTCCCGCAGGGCGGCATCGTCGATGGCGTCCGGTGCCTGTGGCAGCCCGCGGTGCCGGTAGTCCTCCCCGTCGATGCGCGCCACCTCGAACTGGTCCGCGAGGACCTGGATCTCGCGCTGGAAGTCCTGCGCCGCGAACCGGCCGTCCCCGAGGGACCCCGGGAGCGTGTTCGACGTCGCGGCGAGCTTGACGCCCGCGTCGGCGAGCTCGCGCATGAGGCGGGACATCAGCACGGTGTCGCCGGGGTCGTCGAGCTCGAACTCGTCGATGCAGACGAGGCTGTAGCCGCTGAGCGCGTCGACGGTCTTGCGGAAGCTCAGCGCCCCCACCAGGTTCGTGTACTCCACGAACGTGCCGAACGCCTTCCTGCCCGAGGACGCATGCCAGAGGGAGGCCAGGAGGTGGGTCTTGCCGACGCCGAAGCCGCCGTCGAGGTAGATGCCGGCGCGGGTCGCGGGCTTCTTCGCGCCGAACAGCCTCCGGAGGCCCGAGGGCTCCGGCTCGTTGACCGCGCCGGCGAAGTCGCGGAGCTTGGTGACGGCCGCCGACTGGGAGGGCTGCTGCGGATCGGGACGGTAGGAGTCGAAGGACACCTCGCCGAAGCGGGGCGACGGGTAGAACCCGTCCAGCAGATCATCGACGGAGACCTTCGGGGACCGCTCTGTCAGGTGTTCGATGGCTGGCACGGATCTGGACCGCTTTCTCTTGTCCGGGGAGGTCGTCGGGAACGGCCCTGCACGCCGCCGTTCCGCTAGGCAAGACTACGGCAAGCACCCGCGCCCGCCCGGGCAGGGGGCGGGTACCGACGCCCCTTGACCGGGGCCCGCCCGGGGTCGTGCCGGGTACGGGCAGCACGCGGAGGCGCCGGAAGCTTTCGCCGCACCGCGTGGTTACGCTAGGTGGAGAGACGTCCCGGGCACGCTGCGCGTGCCCACAGCTATTCGAAAGGCCGCAATGACCCTGACTGCAGACCCCCAGGACAAGTTCGCCGAGTACGCCCACCCCGAGCGGCTCGTCTCGACCGGGTGGCTGGCCGAGAACCTCGGCGCGGACGGGCTGGTGGTCGTCGAGTCCGACGAGGACGTGCTGCTGTACGAGACCGGGCACGTGCCCGGTGCCGTGAAGATCGACTGGCACACCGAGCTGAACGACGAGGTGACCCGCGACTACATCGACGGCGAGGGCTTCGCCCGGCTCATGGCCGCCAAGGGCATCTCCCGCGACTCCACCGTGGTGATCTACGGCGACAAGAGCAACTGGTGGGCGGCCTACGCCCTGTGGGTGTTCACCCTGTTCGGCCACGAGGACGTCCGCCTGCTCGACGGCGGCCGCGACAAGTGGGTCGCCGAGGGCCGGGACCTGACCACGGACAAGCCGGAGGTCACCGCCACGCAGTACCCCGTCGTCGAGCGCGACGACGCCCCCGTGCG is a window encoding:
- a CDS encoding replication-associated recombination protein A codes for the protein MNDLFSAAADDDDAPSAGGRVPGAGRPRSPLAVRMRPRSLDEVVGQQHLLGRGSPLRTLAGEHDPGAHAAPSSVILWGPPGTGKTTLAHVIARGQGRTFVELSAITAGVKDVRRVMDEALTARDLYRQTTVLFLDEIHRFNKAQQDALLPGVENGWVVLIAATTENPSFSVVSPLLSRSLLQTLRPLDEADIRGLLERAVRDERGLAGTVEVSPEALEHLVRLAAGDARRGLTALEAAAGVARSERDTHDAHAGGPGQGHPTTAAGTEDGDREDGGDGEELLPVLVTLDHAEKAVDVAALRYDRAGDQHYDVASAFIKSLRGSDVDAALHYVARMLEAGEDPRFIARRLMISAAEDVGMADPTALQTAVAAAQAVQLVGMPEARIILAEAVVHIATAPKSNAAYNGINAAIADVRAGRGQGIPAHLRDAHYPGASQLGHGRGYVYSHDEPHGIALQQYAPDDLVGRDYYEPTDRGTERDISARLSRLRRIIRGK
- a CDS encoding acVLRF1 family peptidyl-tRNA hydrolase, giving the protein MSTTRSVLVEARRLDGWLTRFEQRNGPATVQPAGAAPGSLEVLAENGCRAVLTPSLPPTAAGPATGRDGLVAALLSGIDPAAPVGLLLIRRGGYSVGVARDGSVVASKTGTRYVQGRTAAGGWSQQRFARRRANQADALVEDTAVRAAAIFSAHPPSCLQLGGDRTLAVAALGEPVLASVAGLPQVPFLTVPDPRLAVLEKAAGSALSVRITVTDPPAAP
- the rpe gene encoding ribulose-phosphate 3-epimerase; its protein translation is MKGTAVTHLRINPSILSADFVNLEAELQRIGTADAVHVDVMDNHFVPNLTLGLPVVRRIQEVSPLPLDVHLMIEDADRWAPQYAEAGAASVTFHAEAAAAPVKLARELRDAGARAGMALRPATPVEPYLDLLGELDMLLVMTVEPGFGGQSFLDLTLPKIRRAAEAVRGADLPLVIQVDGGITEETILRAADAGATVFVAGSSVYGADDAGAAITALRTAATRGRS
- a CDS encoding RsmB/NOP family class I SAM-dependent RNA methyltransferase, with the translated sequence MTANGESNGGADRGSGSGGGQGPSRGPGSGRSGGQGGGNRRRNDQGRERNRGGERQFSQAAPSQRTRRADPARLVAFEVLRAVAAEDAYANLVLPASIRKHRLDRRDAGFATELTYGALRGQGTYDAVLARCVDRPLGQLDPAVLDALRIGVHQLLAMRVPAHAALDQTVGLVRAVIGAGPSSLVNAVLRKVSARDLEAWIGELVDGLTDATAIAALTHSHPEWIVRALRQALVAHGRDAAEIDALLAADNAAPVVHLVALPGLATLDDALGEGAEPGLLAPGSAYYSGGDVSRLPGVSTGTIRVQDSGSQLVARALAAVPVDRRTDDAERWLDLCAGPGGKTALLAALGQDTGVHLTANEPVPHRAQLVRQALRPLPEDSWTVRVGDGRDIGRDQPAHYDRVLVDAPCTGLGALRRRPESRWRRKPADLVSLAPLQRELLASALDAVAPGGVVAYVTCSPHHAETDAVVDDCLRRRTGFERVDAGAALDAVSIAGGLDAGHGASAQLWPHVHGTDAMYLALIRKTP
- a CDS encoding methionyl-tRNA formyltransferase, with protein sequence MRILFAGTPEVAVPSLRALVEAGFDVAAVLTRVDAPVGRRKVLTPSPVAVAAHELGLRVVKANRFTPELIEHLGTLGLEAAAIVAYGGIVPPAGLSVPEHGWINLHFSVLPAWRGAAPVQHAVLAGDDVTGATTFLLEEGLDTGPVFGVMTETLEPSATSGEVLGRLAHSGAILLVQTLSGLSAGRVTATPQTGDPSFAPKLTIDDARIDWSQPAAAVRRRINAVTPEPGAWTTLDGQRVKLGPVTPVTDSADSADSAVGAVGADSADSADSADSADDAGGADAPVGGGSGAPLTPGALKVAGRQVLVGTGSGAVVLGELQPAGKKMMNALDWARGAAARGELVFE
- the def gene encoding peptide deformylase, which encodes MAVLSIRMIGDPILRTPAAAVTEFGPELARLVEDMTETMIDVQGAGLAAPQVGIGLQVFTYRVDGAQGHVVNPVLETDGASQGESDVEGCLSVPGLGSYVDRTDWARVTGKDISGQDVVVEGTGMLARALQHETDHLRGTLYIDRLEGEDRRNALRAIRSADYNLVTSRTAAERARTLGSSFTPGSGGSGAFGRTTR
- a CDS encoding cytochrome → MTAPLLAHATPHGRMYARSTSDQPSVPSITTVISQLPTSLGGWFGHMAASALSRDPRLPVALGNPSELRSAVRDAASAAERYRDEAALRGTRVHHYCEQVALRALGRPEELDAARLALEENGEAGFAQRFDEWWSLYDVRPVEPELTVWNTELGYAGTLDLVATIGGRTCLIDYKTKNTDRDGFVKALDDKVVMQLVAGMKAEECLVDPQKGEWRAWPHGDQPLLLGVAVGQTEVRAMRANPEVLRKHWLRFCALRRAWEAGLDAEEAGRALLPIGPPPAPSVPAGSALPA
- a CDS encoding antitoxin; the encoded protein is MGLLDGLKDKAGALAGKATELIGDNSDKVKNGIGKAGDFVDGKTHGKYSHHIDGVQTKASAMVDQIDKKDGKGDVGPTPPPAV
- the zapE gene encoding cell division protein ZapE; the encoded protein is MPAIEHLTERSPKVSVDDLLDGFYPSPRFGEVSFDSYRPDPQQPSQSAAVTKLRDFAGAVNEPEPSGLRRLFGAKKPATRAGIYLDGGFGVGKTHLLASLWHASSGRKAFGTFVEYTNLVGALSFRKTVDALSGYSLVCIDEFELDDPGDTVLMSRLMRELADAGVKLAATSNTLPGSLGDGRFAAQDFQREIQVLADQFEVARIDGEDYRHRGLPQAPDAIDDAALRERIAAFSAGVLAEDDFSDLIRHLADVHPSRYRQLLDGVDAVAWHNVQTITEQSVALRFVVLADRLYDRDVPIMASGTTFDHLFTEEMMGGGYMKKYYRAVSRLTALARQGSDVAS
- a CDS encoding sulfurtransferase, translating into MTLTADPQDKFAEYAHPERLVSTGWLAENLGADGLVVVESDEDVLLYETGHVPGAVKIDWHTELNDEVTRDYIDGEGFARLMAAKGISRDSTVVIYGDKSNWWAAYALWVFTLFGHEDVRLLDGGRDKWVAEGRDLTTDKPEVTATQYPVVERDDAPVRAYLADVLAHLGNPLIDVRSGDEYTGARTTMPAYPEEGALRGGHIPTARSVPWARAAAEDGTFRTRAELDAIYRDEAGLQDGDDVVAYCRIGERSSHTWFVLTHLLGFEKVRNYDGSWTEWGNAVRVPIVRGTEPGDVPAQSGLPAGATR